A window of the Bacillus sp. A301a_S52 genome harbors these coding sequences:
- a CDS encoding YhgE/Pip domain-containing protein, whose product MDGVKTEFNGIFKNKKLLIALIGICLMPLLYGGVLIWSFWDPYGHIEELPVAVVNKDQGADINGEMIYAGNDFVEELKRTETLKFDFTDEETARAGMDELEYYFYVEIPEDFSENVTSIIEDKPIKATLYYEVNAEYNYVSSQIAKTALTNMETSLSEALTLAYAEVGNDTFSNFVQVMLDLEEGAEKVAKGNENVYTNMSSLSDGLQELDNGAEMLTAGLLEAKNGTSYLYSGLTDAREMITSSEEYEQAIQGHSQLLSLVQQAKRTMDTKDFKDAAKVLKEINTILNETHLSLEKLNNYSQSIEDNINVVSDMLIELNQDTESLLKELEHLAVKLDEQTSLEEINLDDVDEQINDVLNELSTLEGEDELEDQLSSLPHMLDNLDGNWEENEALVKWVNETEDLMEAQSTSHQELTEYLETFQASLPDYEETVEANLETASLDIMDFIEILESSLATSDEIEQGIKEDLDLLNEAMGDFQEIIDHFQETVPEAIDPKLVKQFEDDIHEALNDAEKKLIDVADEYETAVGKLDDLFQGVRELDDGMSALYDGSEELQEGIESALEGALKLTDGTSELKEGSGDLLEGIHQLASVIHGINPTHAHELMVSSPVETVANDNNTSYSYGEGLTPYFLSIGLYVGALTLSIIYPFREPLGVHTTSGAWFTGKLAVIYSIGFIQSSLIVLFLLLGIGLDVQNIPGFVFFTYFTSFVFITLIFGLVSLLDNPGRFVAIILLILQLGGSAGTFPVELLASPLQTLHGWLPMTYSVLGFRSMIFMNSPQLLWSSVLFLLIVPVVLLSVTFYFFKRNYTLYNTLSIEERAS is encoded by the coding sequence ATGGACGGAGTTAAGACAGAATTTAATGGTATATTTAAAAATAAAAAATTACTTATCGCACTAATAGGCATATGCCTTATGCCTTTACTTTATGGAGGTGTCTTAATTTGGTCTTTTTGGGATCCATACGGTCACATTGAAGAACTTCCAGTGGCTGTAGTGAATAAGGATCAAGGAGCAGACATTAATGGAGAAATGATATACGCTGGCAATGATTTTGTTGAAGAATTAAAGAGAACTGAGACTCTTAAATTTGACTTTACTGATGAAGAAACTGCAAGGGCTGGAATGGACGAATTAGAATATTACTTCTATGTCGAAATTCCTGAAGACTTCTCTGAGAATGTAACGTCCATTATAGAGGACAAACCAATTAAAGCGACGCTATATTATGAAGTGAACGCCGAGTACAATTATGTATCGTCTCAAATTGCTAAAACGGCCCTTACTAATATGGAAACGAGTCTATCAGAAGCCCTTACGCTTGCATATGCAGAAGTGGGAAATGATACGTTTAGTAATTTTGTCCAGGTGATGCTAGACCTAGAAGAAGGGGCAGAAAAAGTAGCTAAGGGTAATGAAAATGTTTATACTAATATGTCCTCCTTATCTGATGGGTTGCAAGAACTAGATAATGGAGCCGAGATGTTAACAGCGGGGCTGTTAGAGGCTAAAAATGGAACATCATATTTATATTCGGGGTTAACGGATGCGCGGGAAATGATTACGTCATCTGAAGAGTATGAACAGGCCATTCAAGGACATAGTCAATTATTGTCTTTAGTACAACAAGCTAAAAGGACGATGGATACAAAAGATTTCAAAGATGCGGCGAAAGTTTTAAAAGAAATAAACACGATTTTAAATGAGACCCATCTGTCGTTAGAGAAGCTAAACAATTATTCTCAAAGTATTGAAGATAATATTAACGTAGTTTCCGATATGCTTATAGAATTAAATCAGGATACTGAGTCGTTGTTGAAAGAATTAGAGCACTTAGCAGTTAAACTCGATGAGCAAACATCATTAGAAGAAATAAATTTAGATGATGTTGATGAACAAATTAATGATGTTCTAAATGAGTTGTCAACTCTTGAAGGAGAAGATGAACTGGAAGATCAACTTTCTTCTTTACCTCATATGCTCGATAATCTAGATGGAAATTGGGAAGAGAATGAGGCGTTAGTTAAATGGGTAAATGAGACGGAAGATCTTATGGAAGCCCAGTCAACATCTCACCAAGAACTCACTGAATATTTAGAAACCTTCCAAGCTAGTTTGCCGGACTATGAAGAAACAGTTGAAGCAAATCTTGAAACGGCTTCCCTTGATATCATGGACTTTATCGAGATACTAGAATCATCGCTTGCTACATCTGATGAGATTGAACAAGGGATCAAAGAAGATTTGGATTTGTTAAATGAGGCAATGGGGGATTTTCAAGAGATAATTGATCACTTTCAAGAAACTGTACCTGAAGCTATTGATCCGAAATTGGTAAAGCAATTTGAAGACGATATTCATGAGGCATTAAATGATGCTGAGAAAAAATTAATAGACGTGGCAGACGAGTACGAAACAGCTGTCGGAAAGCTTGATGACCTATTTCAAGGTGTGAGAGAGCTAGATGACGGTATGTCAGCGTTATACGATGGTTCAGAAGAGCTTCAGGAGGGGATCGAATCAGCATTGGAAGGAGCTCTTAAACTCACCGATGGCACTTCTGAACTTAAAGAAGGGTCAGGAGATCTCTTGGAAGGTATCCATCAGCTCGCTTCAGTGATCCATGGGATTAACCCGACTCACGCACATGAATTAATGGTGTCGTCTCCTGTAGAAACAGTGGCGAATGATAATAATACGAGTTACTCTTACGGTGAAGGTTTAACACCTTATTTTCTGTCAATTGGCCTTTATGTAGGAGCGCTGACATTATCGATCATTTATCCATTTAGAGAACCTTTAGGTGTTCACACGACTAGTGGAGCTTGGTTTACAGGGAAGTTAGCTGTTATTTACAGCATTGGCTTTATTCAGTCATCACTTATCGTTCTTTTTTTGTTGTTAGGTATTGGGCTAGATGTCCAGAACATACCAGGCTTTGTCTTTTTTACGTATTTCACAAGTTTTGTGTTTATTACTCTCATATTTGGTCTTGTGAGTTTGTTAGATAATCCAGGGCGTTTTGTAGCGATTATCTTGCTTATTCTTCAATTAGGCGGTTCAGCAGGAACATTTCCTGTAGAACTTTTAGCTTCTCCCTTGCAAACGCTACATGGATGGCTGCCAATGACCTATAGTGTTCTAGGTTTTCGCTCTATGATATTCATGAATTCACCACAACTACTATGGTCAAGTGTCCTATTTTTGTTGATAGTACCTGTTGTATTGCTTAGTGTAACTTTTTATTTTTTCAAACGAAACTATACGTTATATAACACACTATCCATAGAGGAAAGGGCATCGTAA
- the msrA gene encoding peptide-methionine (S)-S-oxide reductase MsrA translates to MKKTYEKATFAGGCFWCMVKPFDEQPGIIKVTSGYTGGDRVNPSYEQVKTGETGHYEAVEITYDPELFSYEKLLSLYWPQIDPTDEGGQFFDRGPQYRTAIFYHTEAQKKQAEKSRREVEKSGRFLKPIVTKILQAAPFYEAEEEHQTFYKKNPAKYKQEQEESGRKTFIEANWM, encoded by the coding sequence ATGAAGAAAACATATGAAAAAGCCACATTCGCAGGAGGATGCTTTTGGTGCATGGTAAAACCTTTTGATGAACAGCCTGGAATTATCAAAGTAACTTCTGGCTATACCGGTGGTGATAGGGTTAATCCTTCGTACGAACAAGTTAAAACGGGTGAAACAGGTCATTATGAAGCAGTAGAGATCACATATGACCCCGAACTGTTTTCGTACGAAAAATTACTTTCACTATATTGGCCTCAAATTGACCCCACTGATGAAGGTGGCCAATTTTTTGACCGTGGTCCCCAATATAGAACAGCTATTTTTTATCATACTGAAGCTCAAAAAAAGCAAGCTGAGAAATCACGGCGTGAAGTTGAGAAAAGTGGTCGGTTTTTAAAGCCGATCGTGACGAAAATTTTACAAGCGGCTCCTTTTTATGAAGCGGAAGAAGAACATCAAACATTTTATAAAAAAAATCCTGCGAAATATAAGCAGGAGCAAGAGGAATCAGGTCGTAAAACATTTATAGAGGCCAACTGGATGTAG
- a CDS encoding organic hydroperoxide resistance protein produces MADTILTTKATASGGREGHVKSDNGIIDVNLSMPKGKDIPSDASNPEQLFAAGYAACFDGALNLMASKQKKDITSTITSEVSLLKDTEDNGFKLGVTLHAEISGVSQSEAEELVHKAHDFCPYSKATRGNVDVDLVVKTN; encoded by the coding sequence ATGGCGGATACCATTTTAACAACCAAGGCAACGGCTTCTGGTGGACGAGAAGGCCATGTGAAATCAGATAATGGGATCATTGATGTAAATTTATCAATGCCTAAAGGAAAGGATATACCATCAGATGCGTCGAATCCTGAACAATTATTTGCAGCTGGTTATGCTGCTTGCTTTGACGGGGCGCTTAATCTCATGGCATCTAAACAGAAAAAAGATATTACGTCTACCATAACAAGTGAAGTGAGCCTGTTAAAAGATACAGAAGATAATGGATTCAAATTAGGTGTTACCCTTCATGCCGAAATTAGTGGCGTTTCGCAAAGTGAAGCTGAAGAACTTGTTCATAAGGCTCACGATTTTTGTCCGTATTCAAAAGCAACTAGAGGAAATGTGGACGTCGACCTCGTTGTAAAAACAAATTAA
- a CDS encoding TetR/AcrR family transcriptional regulator has protein sequence MVKNKRQKILDAATATFSEYGYKGTTMDKVAAAAHIGKGTIYTAFKNKEELFNAILQNIIEDMAYICHQYIDPAKGVKENINNVLYELLTYRKKHQFLQKLSEEVSWSGTIHAHNALKRVERAIVEYLKQLLIHAHTQRKIYLSTPEITAYLLYKQYMTLVVEFEKDYYSLSKEEIIHIFNNHILFSLVHNQEI, from the coding sequence ATGGTTAAAAATAAGCGTCAAAAAATATTAGATGCGGCCACAGCCACCTTTTCTGAATATGGTTATAAAGGGACGACGATGGATAAAGTAGCAGCAGCGGCCCATATAGGTAAAGGCACGATCTATACAGCATTTAAAAATAAAGAAGAATTATTTAATGCTATTTTACAGAATATTATTGAGGATATGGCATATATATGTCATCAATATATCGATCCCGCCAAAGGCGTAAAAGAAAATATTAACAATGTATTGTACGAGCTTCTTACCTATCGAAAAAAACATCAATTTTTGCAAAAATTAAGTGAAGAAGTAAGTTGGTCAGGTACTATACACGCTCATAATGCTCTTAAAAGGGTGGAGAGGGCAATCGTTGAATATTTAAAACAATTGTTAATTCACGCACACACACAGAGGAAAATTTATTTATCAACACCTGAAATTACGGCATATTTACTCTATAAACAATATATGACTCTCGTCGTCGAATTTGAAAAAGATTACTACTCATTGTCTAAAGAAGAGATTATTCACATTTTTAATAATCACATTCTTTTTTCACTTGTTCATAATCAAGAAATTTAG
- a CDS encoding ring-cleaving dioxygenase: MKPLKGIHHISAITANAKENLHFYTEIIGMRLVKKTVNQDDTSMYHLFYADKRGNPGTDLTFFEIPNAGRTYPGTQSISETSLRVANDEALAYWSKRLTSYGVSHDNIQEVFNRKVLKFRDFEGQRLQFISDETNEGVAGGEPWADSPVPVEEGVIGLGPVELTVPRPEKTHRILTDVMGFRKVGSYENELDNRITVFATGEGGTGAEVHVKASHNAPRERPGRGSVHHVAFRVESEEELHKWVNYISSLGMTNSGFVERYYFQSLYFRESNGILIELATDGPGFETDETLENLGQSLALPPYLENKREEIESKIKPL; the protein is encoded by the coding sequence ATGAAACCTTTGAAGGGTATCCACCATATTTCAGCCATTACCGCTAATGCAAAAGAAAATCTTCATTTTTATACAGAAATTATCGGAATGAGGCTCGTAAAGAAGACCGTTAATCAAGATGATACAAGCATGTATCATTTATTCTATGCAGATAAACGTGGGAATCCAGGGACAGATCTAACATTTTTTGAGATACCAAACGCCGGGAGGACTTACCCAGGAACGCAAAGTATTAGCGAAACATCATTGAGAGTGGCCAATGATGAGGCTTTAGCTTATTGGTCAAAACGACTAACTAGCTACGGTGTCTCACACGATAATATACAAGAAGTCTTTAATCGGAAAGTACTGAAGTTTCGCGATTTTGAAGGCCAACGTCTTCAATTTATCTCTGACGAAACGAACGAAGGTGTGGCAGGTGGCGAGCCTTGGGCCGATAGCCCAGTACCTGTAGAGGAAGGAGTTATTGGATTAGGCCCTGTAGAACTAACAGTGCCTCGCCCAGAAAAAACACACCGTATTTTAACAGACGTGATGGGCTTTAGAAAGGTAGGGTCATATGAAAATGAACTTGACAATAGAATAACTGTTTTTGCTACTGGTGAAGGGGGAACGGGAGCTGAAGTGCACGTTAAAGCTAGTCATAATGCACCTAGAGAACGTCCAGGTCGTGGTAGTGTGCATCACGTCGCTTTCCGAGTAGAGTCTGAGGAAGAGTTACATAAATGGGTAAACTATATTAGTTCGCTTGGGATGACGAACTCGGGTTTTGTAGAACGGTATTATTTTCAATCATTATATTTTAGAGAAAGTAATGGTATTCTTATTGAGCTTGCTACAGACGGCCCAGGATTTGAAACTGACGAGACACTGGAAAACCTTGGTCAATCATTAGCCTTACCACCTTATCTCGAAAATAAAAGAGAAGAGATTGAATCGAAAATAAAACCACTTTAA
- the argJ gene encoding bifunctional glutamate N-acetyltransferase/amino-acid acetyltransferase ArgJ, with protein MLVKTKKHHIDIIENGNVTSPKGFSAGGVHTGIRKAKLDFGWLHSDVPAAAAGVYTVNAFQAPPLKVTQQSLSVDHALQTIVVNSGIANACTGVQGMDDALQTRKWVAEKMRINEHHVAVASTGLIGVTLPMEKIEAGVQAMVSKDNMSCDRFEQAILTTDTVTKKIAVKLKIDEKEITIGGAAKGSGMIHPNMATMLAYITTDANVEAESLQQALRTVTDHTFNMITVDGDSSTNDTVLVLANGLQNNHPLDENHPQWGLFVEALQFVSQELAKQIARDGEGATKLIQVNVKGAPTIETARQVGKAVISSNLVKSAVYGADPNWGRVVCAVGYSNQPVYPDKVDVALGDIHVVKGGLPLPFSEEEAKAYLSNDDVHITINLNDGKESCAAWGCDLTYDYVKINASYRT; from the coding sequence ATGTTGGTGAAAACTAAAAAGCACCATATTGACATAATTGAAAATGGCAATGTAACTAGCCCAAAAGGTTTTTCTGCAGGAGGTGTTCATACAGGAATTAGGAAAGCTAAGCTTGATTTTGGTTGGCTTCATTCCGATGTTCCTGCAGCAGCAGCAGGTGTTTATACGGTAAATGCCTTTCAAGCACCACCATTGAAAGTGACGCAACAAAGTCTTAGTGTCGATCACGCTTTGCAAACAATTGTTGTCAATTCAGGTATTGCGAATGCATGTACAGGGGTCCAAGGGATGGATGATGCTCTTCAAACGCGCAAATGGGTTGCCGAAAAGATGCGTATCAATGAACATCATGTTGCTGTTGCTTCCACAGGATTAATCGGTGTTACGCTCCCAATGGAAAAAATAGAAGCGGGAGTACAGGCCATGGTATCCAAAGATAATATGTCATGTGATCGCTTTGAGCAAGCGATTTTAACAACGGATACTGTTACAAAGAAAATTGCTGTTAAATTAAAGATTGATGAAAAAGAGATTACGATTGGTGGGGCCGCAAAAGGTTCTGGGATGATTCACCCTAATATGGCCACTATGCTAGCTTATATAACGACAGATGCGAACGTTGAAGCCGAAAGTTTGCAGCAAGCGCTCCGCACTGTGACAGATCATACGTTTAATATGATTACCGTGGACGGTGACAGCAGTACTAATGATACGGTGCTTGTACTGGCAAATGGCTTACAAAACAATCATCCTTTAGATGAAAACCATCCACAATGGGGGTTATTCGTAGAAGCTTTACAATTTGTGAGTCAAGAATTGGCTAAACAAATTGCAAGAGATGGAGAAGGTGCTACGAAGCTTATTCAAGTTAATGTCAAAGGAGCACCTACGATTGAAACAGCTAGACAGGTAGGTAAGGCTGTTATTTCATCTAACCTTGTAAAGTCTGCTGTTTATGGGGCAGACCCAAACTGGGGGAGAGTGGTATGTGCTGTAGGTTACAGCAACCAGCCAGTCTATCCAGATAAAGTGGATGTTGCATTAGGTGATATTCACGTTGTGAAAGGCGGTTTACCATTACCTTTTAGTGAAGAAGAAGCAAAAGCTTACTTATCGAATGACGATGTTCATATCACAATTAATTTGAACGATGGAAAAGAATCGTGTGCTGCGTGGGGTTGTGATCTTACGTATGACTATGTCAAAATAAATGCCTCGTATCGAACGTAA
- the argB gene encoding acetylglutamate kinase — MTHLICKIGGSIIQELPDSFYRIFIALKEAGWQPIIVHGGGPEINEALDKWQVSTKFVDGLRVTTPEVLQVAETILSGSINKVIVGKLLSAGVPGIGISGVDGQILKASPIHNDGKLGFVGKVDKVNTAWLNVIMNEGGIPVLSPIGIDDKGQKYNINADMAAAAVAKSFKGNLAFISDIPGVMQTKKSEQIIHDKLTERQIHSLIDQGVIYGGMIPKVTAAINALNEGVHNPVILNGYEPEELLRYVKGQSAGTQIVREKEVYHA; from the coding sequence ATGACACACTTAATCTGTAAAATTGGCGGCAGTATCATCCAAGAATTACCTGATTCATTTTACCGTATTTTCATAGCTTTGAAAGAAGCGGGATGGCAGCCGATTATCGTTCACGGTGGTGGACCAGAAATTAATGAAGCTTTAGATAAATGGCAAGTTTCTACCAAGTTTGTGGATGGTTTAAGAGTGACGACACCAGAGGTACTGCAGGTGGCTGAAACAATCTTAAGCGGAAGCATCAATAAAGTGATCGTAGGGAAATTACTATCAGCAGGTGTACCAGGCATTGGTATTAGTGGCGTGGACGGACAAATACTTAAGGCTTCCCCAATACACAACGATGGAAAGCTTGGGTTCGTCGGTAAAGTAGATAAGGTCAATACGGCTTGGTTAAATGTGATTATGAACGAAGGCGGTATTCCAGTTCTTTCTCCAATCGGTATTGATGACAAAGGGCAAAAATATAACATTAATGCCGATATGGCAGCAGCAGCAGTCGCAAAGAGTTTCAAAGGAAATCTTGCTTTTATTAGCGACATACCCGGCGTCATGCAAACAAAAAAATCAGAACAGATTATTCATGATAAATTAACGGAACGTCAAATACATTCTCTTATTGATCAAGGAGTTATATATGGCGGAATGATACCGAAAGTGACGGCTGCTATAAATGCATTAAACGAAGGAGTTCATAATCCTGTTATATTGAATGGCTATGAGCCGGAAGAATTACTCCGTTACGTAAAGGGCCAATCGGCAGGTACACAAATCGTCAGAGAGAAGGAGGTTTATCATGCCTGA
- the cls gene encoding cardiolipin synthase produces MDILSLLLMFLFIFNILFAGIIIFIERKDASTTWAWLMILFFIPFIGFVVYLFLGQNLTRQRLFDWEGIRKVGITDIISKQIAQIRNPAFSFHDENVDPYRDLIYMHLINNDAILTKDNEISIFTDGQEKFDQLFRDIQQAKDHIHIQYYIFRYDDLGKKLIEELTKKAEEGVKVRVLYDELGSRKLRLKNFNSLIRAGGEVGVFFPSKFPLINIRLNYRNHRKITIIDGQIGYVGGFNVGNEYLGKKKEFGYWRDTHLRICGNAVDPMQTRFILDWNQASKHFTIDYEPRYFPMKKNSGNATLQIVSSGPDSEWEQIKNGYMKMIMDANESIYIQTPYFIPDQSLLDALRVASLSGKDVRIMIPNKPDHPFIYWATLSHIGKLLRSGASVYIYENGFIHAKALVIDRKMCSVGTANIDMRSFKLNFEVNAFIYDQLTAEKIAQSFEQDMQNSTRLTEELYQKRPRWIRFKESISRLLSPIL; encoded by the coding sequence ATGGATATTTTATCGCTTCTTCTCATGTTCTTATTCATTTTTAACATATTGTTCGCTGGAATTATCATATTTATCGAACGAAAAGATGCTTCTACAACATGGGCATGGTTAATGATCCTCTTTTTTATCCCGTTTATTGGATTCGTTGTTTACTTATTTCTAGGGCAGAATTTGACGAGACAACGATTGTTTGATTGGGAAGGTATTCGTAAAGTTGGAATTACCGACATAATCTCTAAACAAATAGCGCAAATTAGAAACCCTGCTTTTTCATTTCACGATGAAAATGTGGACCCTTATCGTGATCTGATTTATATGCACCTTATAAACAACGATGCTATTTTAACAAAAGATAATGAGATATCCATTTTTACAGATGGTCAGGAAAAGTTCGATCAATTATTTCGTGATATTCAACAAGCGAAAGATCACATTCATATTCAATATTATATTTTTAGATACGATGATCTAGGGAAGAAATTAATAGAAGAATTGACTAAAAAGGCAGAAGAGGGCGTTAAAGTTAGAGTGTTATATGATGAACTTGGTTCTAGAAAGCTACGCTTAAAGAATTTTAACTCACTCATCAGAGCAGGAGGAGAAGTAGGGGTTTTCTTCCCGTCAAAATTTCCATTAATAAATATCCGCTTAAATTATCGAAACCATCGTAAGATAACGATTATAGATGGACAAATTGGCTATGTTGGTGGTTTTAATGTAGGGAATGAATATCTAGGTAAGAAGAAAGAATTCGGTTATTGGCGTGATACTCATTTAAGAATTTGTGGAAATGCTGTCGACCCGATGCAAACCCGTTTTATCTTGGATTGGAATCAAGCTTCAAAACATTTTACGATTGATTATGAACCACGCTACTTTCCTATGAAGAAAAACAGTGGGAACGCTACTTTACAAATTGTCTCCAGTGGACCAGATTCAGAATGGGAGCAAATTAAAAATGGCTATATGAAAATGATCATGGATGCAAATGAATCAATCTACATTCAAACACCGTACTTTATTCCAGATCAAAGCCTTTTGGATGCTTTAAGGGTGGCTTCTCTCTCTGGTAAAGATGTACGAATCATGATACCTAATAAACCAGATCACCCATTTATTTATTGGGCGACACTTTCTCATATTGGGAAGTTACTGAGATCAGGAGCAAGTGTTTATATTTACGAGAATGGGTTTATCCATGCTAAAGCTCTCGTTATCGACCGAAAAATGTGCTCTGTCGGAACTGCTAATATCGATATGAGAAGCTTTAAACTGAATTTTGAAGTGAACGCGTTTATATATGATCAGCTAACAGCTGAAAAGATTGCCCAATCATTTGAACAAGACATGCAGAATTCAACACGATTAACTGAAGAGCTTTATCAAAAACGCCCGCGCTGGATCCGTTTTAAGGAATCAATTTCTCGACTACTGTCACCGATTTTATAA
- a CDS encoding N-acetyl-gamma-glutamyl-phosphate reductase, which yields MKQVAIVGGTGYGAIELIRLLQGHSKLQITKIISHSQEGQRLDEIYPHLKTFVPLPMEELNIHALDQEVDIVFFATPPGVSKQYIPHLQSVQCIDLSGDLRLDSPEKYETWYGQKAAPKSLLDEAVYGLSEIYSEKLATARICSNPGCFPTASLLGLIPAVHHDLIDLTSIVIDGKTGVSGAGRKQSPMTHFSETNENVKPYKVGKHQHIPEIEQYLTDQADQQAFINMTTHLIPMTRGLLCTMYAQLKNSVESSYIHELYSNYYQDHTFVRVRPESHFPSTKEVAGSNFCDIGIHINERTGQLMIASAIDNLVKGAAGQAIQNANIMNGWNVEEGLQLIPMFP from the coding sequence TTGAAACAGGTTGCTATTGTTGGAGGTACTGGGTACGGAGCCATAGAACTCATAAGGCTTCTTCAAGGTCATTCAAAACTACAGATTACAAAAATTATCTCCCATTCACAGGAAGGGCAAAGATTAGACGAGATATATCCACATTTAAAAACCTTTGTACCGCTCCCTATGGAAGAGTTAAATATTCATGCACTGGATCAAGAAGTAGACATTGTGTTTTTTGCTACGCCACCTGGTGTTAGTAAACAATACATCCCTCATTTACAATCTGTGCAATGCATAGATTTGTCCGGTGATTTGAGGTTAGATTCTCCAGAGAAATATGAAACGTGGTATGGACAAAAAGCGGCACCAAAAAGCCTACTAGATGAGGCTGTTTATGGGTTAAGTGAGATTTACAGTGAGAAACTAGCGACAGCTCGTATTTGTTCTAATCCTGGATGTTTTCCTACAGCTAGTTTACTAGGTTTGATTCCAGCTGTTCATCACGACTTAATTGATCTAACCTCTATCGTTATTGACGGGAAAACAGGTGTCTCAGGGGCGGGGCGCAAACAGTCTCCTATGACACATTTTTCAGAAACTAACGAAAATGTAAAACCATATAAGGTTGGCAAACATCAGCATATCCCTGAAATTGAACAATATTTAACTGATCAAGCTGATCAACAAGCCTTTATTAATATGACAACTCATTTAATTCCAATGACACGTGGTTTGTTGTGTACGATGTATGCACAGTTAAAAAACAGTGTAGAGTCATCATATATTCATGAGCTCTATTCAAATTATTATCAAGATCACACTTTTGTAAGAGTCAGGCCGGAAAGTCATTTCCCATCCACAAAAGAAGTTGCGGGGAGTAACTTTTGTGATATTGGCATCCATATAAATGAACGGACAGGACAGCTGATGATTGCTTCTGCGATTGATAATCTCGTTAAAGGGGCAGCAGGTCAAGCGATCCAAAATGCAAATATAATGAATGGCTGGAATGTAGAGGAAGGCTTACAGCTCATCCCTATGTTTCCATAA